In Streptomyces thermolilacinus SPC6, a single genomic region encodes these proteins:
- a CDS encoding holo-ACP synthase gives MIIGVGIDVAEIDRFAEALERTPQLAQRLFVERELFLPSGERRGVASLAARFAAKEAVAKALGAPGGLHWTDAEVYVEESGQPRLRVRGTVAARAAELGVRHWHVSLSHDAGVASAVVIAEG, from the coding sequence ATGATCATCGGGGTGGGGATCGACGTAGCGGAGATCGACCGGTTCGCGGAGGCGCTGGAGCGCACCCCGCAGCTGGCGCAACGGCTGTTCGTGGAGCGGGAGTTGTTCCTGCCGAGCGGCGAGCGGCGGGGGGTCGCCTCGCTCGCCGCGCGGTTCGCCGCGAAGGAGGCCGTCGCGAAGGCGCTCGGCGCGCCGGGCGGGCTGCACTGGACGGACGCGGAGGTGTACGTGGAGGAGAGCGGGCAGCCCCGGCTGCGGGTGCGCGGCACGGTCGCCGCGCGCGCCGCCGAACTGGGCGTACGGCACTGGCATGTGTCGCTCAGCCATGACGCGGGGGTGGCGTCCGCCGTGGTGATCGCGGAGGGTTGA
- the glmS gene encoding glutamine--fructose-6-phosphate transaminase (isomerizing): MCGIVGYVGGQSALDVVVAGLKRLEYRGYDSAGVAVLADGGLAAAKKAGKLVNLDKELVTRPLPAGSTGIGHTRWATHGGPTDTNAHPHLDNAGRVAVVHNGIIENFAALRAELAERGHDLASETDTEVVAHLLAEAHSSTADLAEAMRQVCRRLEGAFTLVAVHADEPDVVVGARRNSPLVVGVGEGESFLASDVAAFIEHTRSAIELGQDQVVELRRDGVVITDFDGAPADVRSYHVDWDASAAEKGGYASFMLKEIAEQPKAVADTLLGRIDAEGSLTLDEVRIPAAVLREATKVVIVACGTAFHAGLIAKYAIEHWTRIPCEVELASEFRYRDPILDQRTLVVAISQSGETMDTLMALRHAREQGARVLAVCNTNGSTIPRESDAVLYTHAGPEVAVASTKAFLTQLVACYLLALYLGQVRGTQWGDEIRAVIRDLARIAEDVERVLETMEPVRELARSLAGHDTVLFLGRHVGYPVALEGALKLKELAYMHAEGFAAGELKHGPIALVEKDLPVVVVVPSPRGRSVLHGKMVSNIQEIRARGARTIVIAEEGDEAVVPYADHLVRVPATPTLLQPLVSTVPLQVFACELATARGNEVDQPRNLAKSVTVE; the protein is encoded by the coding sequence ATGTGCGGAATCGTGGGATACGTCGGCGGGCAGTCGGCGCTTGATGTGGTCGTCGCGGGGCTGAAGCGCCTGGAGTACCGGGGCTACGACTCCGCCGGGGTCGCCGTCCTCGCGGACGGGGGACTCGCCGCCGCCAAGAAGGCCGGCAAGCTCGTCAACCTGGACAAGGAGCTGGTCACCCGGCCCCTCCCGGCCGGGTCCACCGGCATCGGGCACACCCGGTGGGCCACGCACGGCGGCCCCACCGACACCAACGCCCACCCGCACCTCGACAACGCGGGCCGCGTCGCCGTCGTCCACAACGGCATCATCGAGAACTTCGCCGCCCTCCGGGCCGAACTCGCCGAGCGCGGCCACGACCTGGCGTCCGAGACCGACACCGAGGTCGTCGCCCACCTCCTCGCCGAGGCGCACTCGTCCACCGCCGACCTCGCGGAGGCCATGCGGCAGGTGTGCCGCCGCCTCGAAGGGGCGTTCACCCTCGTCGCCGTCCACGCCGACGAGCCGGACGTCGTCGTCGGCGCCCGCCGCAACTCGCCGCTCGTCGTCGGCGTCGGCGAGGGCGAGTCGTTCCTCGCCTCCGACGTGGCCGCGTTCATCGAGCACACCCGCTCCGCGATCGAGCTGGGCCAGGACCAGGTCGTCGAGCTGCGCCGGGACGGCGTCGTCATCACGGACTTCGACGGGGCGCCCGCCGACGTCCGCTCGTACCACGTGGACTGGGACGCGTCGGCCGCCGAGAAGGGCGGCTACGCCTCCTTCATGCTCAAGGAGATCGCCGAGCAGCCGAAGGCCGTCGCGGACACGCTGCTCGGCCGGATCGACGCCGAGGGCTCGCTGACGCTGGACGAGGTGCGCATCCCCGCCGCCGTCCTGCGGGAGGCCACGAAGGTCGTCATCGTCGCGTGCGGCACCGCCTTCCACGCCGGGCTCATCGCCAAGTACGCCATCGAGCACTGGACCCGCATCCCCTGCGAGGTGGAGCTGGCCAGCGAGTTCCGCTACCGGGACCCGATCCTCGACCAGCGGACCCTGGTCGTCGCGATCTCCCAGTCCGGCGAGACGATGGACACCCTGATGGCGCTGCGGCACGCCCGCGAGCAGGGCGCCCGCGTGCTGGCCGTCTGCAACACCAACGGCTCCACCATCCCCCGCGAGTCCGACGCCGTGCTGTACACCCACGCCGGGCCCGAGGTCGCCGTCGCGTCCACCAAGGCGTTCCTGACGCAGCTCGTCGCCTGCTACCTCCTCGCCCTGTACCTGGGCCAGGTGCGCGGCACCCAGTGGGGCGACGAGATCCGCGCCGTCATCCGGGACCTCGCCCGCATCGCGGAGGACGTGGAGCGGGTCCTGGAGACGATGGAGCCCGTACGGGAACTGGCGCGCTCCCTCGCCGGCCACGACACGGTGCTGTTCCTCGGCCGCCACGTCGGCTACCCGGTCGCGCTGGAAGGCGCCCTGAAGCTCAAGGAGCTGGCGTACATGCACGCCGAGGGCTTCGCGGCGGGCGAGCTGAAGCACGGGCCGATCGCGCTCGTCGAGAAGGACCTGCCGGTCGTCGTCGTGGTGCCCTCGCCGCGCGGCCGGTCGGTGCTGCACGGCAAGATGGTCTCCAACATCCAGGAGATCCGCGCGCGCGGCGCCCGCACGATCGTCATCGCGGAGGAGGGCGACGAGGCCGTCGTGCCGTACGCCGACCACCTGGTCCGCGTCCCGGCCACGCCGACGCTCCTTCAGCCGCTCGTCTCCACCGTGCCGTTGCAGGTCTTCGCCTGCGAACTGGCCACCGCCCGCGGCAACGAGGTCGACCAGCCGCGCAACCTCGCGAAGTCGGTCACCGTCGAATGA
- a CDS encoding bifunctional ADP-dependent NAD(P)H-hydrate dehydratase/NAD(P)H-hydrate epimerase, whose amino-acid sequence MRTAYRVQDVRAAEAALMARLPEGALMRRAAAGLAGACAGLLRRVYGARVVLLVGSGDNGGDALYAGALLARRGAGVSAVRLGRRVHEAGLDALVRAGGRVADDPYGVLARADLVVDGITGIGGRGGLRPEAVPVVRAARESGAVVVAVDLPSGVDADTGAVEGEAVRADATVTFGAYKPGLLVDPAREYAGALRLVDIGIRDLLPGAPELQALQHADVARLLPVPAAESDKYRRGVVGVVAGSARYPGAAVLAVAGALRGGAGAVRYVGPAGDAVLARYPETLVHPGPPGRAGRVQAWVIGPGLADTPGVADVLASDVPVLVDADGLRLLDPAAVRARPAPTLLTPHAGEAAALLGTVREDVEARRLDAVRELAGRYGATVLLKGSTTLVADPSPGVPVRVNPTGTPWLATAGSGDVLSGLTGSLLAAGLTARDAGSVGAYLHGLAARRAATGGAGVSPTGAGAYPYDGGRAAPGAAGGAPLTAHEVARALPGAWRDVAAAAPGA is encoded by the coding sequence ATGCGTACCGCTTATCGCGTTCAGGACGTACGGGCGGCCGAGGCCGCGCTGATGGCCCGGCTCCCCGAGGGGGCGCTGATGCGGAGGGCGGCGGCCGGTCTCGCCGGTGCCTGTGCGGGGCTGCTGCGGCGGGTGTACGGGGCGCGGGTCGTCCTCCTCGTCGGCAGCGGCGACAACGGCGGTGACGCCCTGTACGCCGGGGCGCTGCTCGCCCGGCGCGGGGCCGGGGTGTCGGCGGTGCGGCTGGGGCGGCGCGTCCACGAGGCCGGGCTCGACGCGCTCGTACGCGCCGGGGGCCGGGTCGCGGACGACCCGTACGGGGTGCTGGCCCGCGCCGACCTGGTGGTGGACGGCATCACCGGGATCGGCGGGCGCGGCGGGCTGCGCCCCGAGGCCGTGCCGGTGGTGCGGGCCGCGCGGGAGTCGGGCGCGGTGGTGGTCGCGGTGGACCTGCCGAGCGGCGTCGACGCGGACACGGGCGCCGTCGAGGGCGAGGCGGTGCGGGCGGACGCGACGGTGACGTTCGGCGCGTACAAGCCGGGGCTGCTCGTGGACCCGGCGCGGGAGTACGCGGGCGCGCTGCGGCTCGTGGACATCGGCATCCGGGACCTGTTGCCGGGCGCGCCGGAGCTTCAGGCGCTCCAGCACGCGGACGTGGCGCGGCTGCTGCCGGTGCCCGCCGCGGAGAGCGACAAGTACCGGCGCGGGGTCGTCGGGGTCGTCGCCGGGTCGGCGCGGTACCCGGGCGCCGCCGTGCTGGCCGTCGCGGGCGCGCTGCGCGGCGGGGCGGGGGCGGTGCGGTACGTGGGGCCGGCGGGCGACGCGGTGCTGGCCCGGTACCCGGAGACGCTGGTGCACCCGGGGCCGCCCGGGAGGGCGGGGCGGGTCCAGGCGTGGGTGATCGGGCCGGGCCTCGCGGACACGCCCGGCGTGGCGGACGTACTGGCGTCGGACGTGCCGGTGCTGGTCGACGCGGACGGGCTGCGCCTGCTGGACCCGGCGGCGGTACGTGCGCGGCCCGCGCCGACCCTGCTGACCCCGCACGCGGGCGAGGCGGCGGCCCTGCTGGGCACGGTACGGGAGGACGTGGAGGCGCGGCGGCTGGACGCGGTGCGGGAACTGGCGGGGCGGTACGGGGCGACGGTGCTGCTGAAGGGCTCCACCACGCTGGTCGCCGACCCGTCGCCGGGGGTGCCGGTGCGGGTGAACCCGACGGGCACGCCGTGGCTGGCGACCGCGGGCAGCGGTGACGTCCTGTCGGGCCTGACGGGTTCGCTCCTGGCGGCGGGCCTGACGGCGCGGGACGCGGGCTCGGTCGGCGCCTACCTGCACGGCCTGGCGGCGCGGCGGGCGGCGACGGGGGGTGCGGGGGTTTCCCCTACGGGGGCGGGGGCGTACCCGTACGACGGTGGCCGGGCGGCTCCCGGTGCGGCCGGGGGCGCTCCGCTGACGGCCCACGAGGTGGCGCGGGCGCTGCCGGGGGCGTGGCGGGACGTGGCCGCGGCGGCGCCCGGCGCGTGA